A window of the Euwallacea fornicatus isolate EFF26 chromosome 15, ASM4011564v1, whole genome shotgun sequence genome harbors these coding sequences:
- the cass gene encoding apoptosis inhibitor 5 isoform X1, protein MADPLNVLYDKYMVLSAAVYDNKISEHSAEYLDCINSPKEDPKEKKLTAKIISQFYKHFPALQEQALNALLDFCEETDGDVRICAMKELPHLCKENKENVMNIASVLTQLLQLEDQDHLVACNLLIQVFKEDRLNAAKGILSNLGSEVEGLRDKVVNFVYKRLVYIGNGTNEDVPGLSDLFESVGKKILLDCTAEEFMTVMPYLVSLKIAKTSEGQKELINLVEQKIEINEKFDPLEEGTYNTDRLIMCVDTILPLFSAVNQSSKFLVYYCKEVLSQWHTIGTLDDGEQYQLRLLRQFALLSACSWKIENISEIVEQVFDKLKEYMPLPSEDVDVNKILNLNFTVVECLLYTFHKLAAQCPEFLTNEERIADFRLRLQYFARGVQGCKRGLKRTMQGKLGSIEDLSETDQEKVKIAPLVFANINLLIKDLFHKPPLYKSQVRLSFKDEVMTVPQIKPNIRKSPNRHTPITFDSSNGTSGKRPKSNKAGEDRQLYQPPSGKFSSNFGRSGSRGGTWNRGGGRGRGSRSSGRNWRN, encoded by the exons ATGGCTGATCCATTAAATGTGCTGTATGACAAATATATGGTCCTCTCCGCAGCGGTATATGATAACAAAATTTCGGAG CACTCTGCCGAATACTTGGACTGCATCAATAGCCCCAAAGAGGATCCCAAAGAAAAGAAACTGacagcaaaaataatttcccagTTTTACAAGCATTTTCCAGCATTACAAGAACAGGCCTTAAATGCCCTTTTGGATTTTTGTGAAGAGACTGATGGGGATGTGCGAATTTGTGCCATGAAAGAATTGCCACATCTTTGCAAAGAGAATAAAGAGAATGTCATGAATATTGCCAGTGTTTTAACTCAGTTGCTCCAGTTGGAGGATCAGGACCACTTAGTTGCCTGTAATTTGTTGATTCAAGTTTTCAAGGAGGACAGATTAAATGCTGCCAAAGGAATTTTATCTAATCTTGGATCAGAAGTTGAGGGCTTGAGAGACAAAGTTGTCAATTTTGTATACAAGAGATTGGTCTATATTGGAAATGGAACTAATGAAGATGTGCCCGGGCTTTCTGACTTGTTCGAGAGTGTGGGAAAGAAGATCTTATTG GATTGCACAGCAGAGGAATTTATGACTGTAATGCCCTATCTGGTAAGCTTAAAAATAGCTAAAACATCCGAAGGTCAGAAGGAGTTGATTAACCTGGTAGagcagaaaattgaaataaatgagaaatttgatCCATTAGAAGAAGGTACTTATAACACCGATCGGTTAATCATGTGCGTTGACACTATCCTGCCACTGTTTAGT GCGGTTAATCAGTCATCTAAATTTCTGGTCTATTACTGCAAGGAAGTATTATCACAATGGCACACCATTGGAACTTTGGATGATGGAGAACAGTATCAATTAAGGCTACTAAGGCAGTTTGCATTACTGAGTGCCTGTtcttggaaaattgaaaacatttctGAAATTGTTGAGCAAGTATTTGATAAACTCAAG GAATACATGCCTTTGCCTTCAGAAGATGTGGATGTAAACAAAATCCTTAATCTCAACTTCACAGTTGTTGAATGCCTGCTGTACACTTTTCATAAACTAGCAGCACAATGCCcagaatttttaacaaatgagGAAAGGATTGCAGATTTTCGATTAAGACTCCAGTATTTTGCGAGGGGAGTTCAGGGATGTAAGCGCGGCTTAAAACGGACCATGCAAGGAAAGTTGGGAAGTATTGAAGACCTTAGTGAAACTGAccaagaaaaagtaaaaattgctCCATTGGTGTTTGCAAACATAAACTTGTTGATTAAAGATTTGTTCCACAAGCCACCTTTATATAAGAGTCAGGTCAGGTTGTCTTTCAAGGATGAGGTTATGACAGTTCCTCAG ATTAAACCCAATATTAGAAAATCTCCAAATCGACATACTCCAATTACTTTCGACTCAAGCAATGGAACGTCAGGTAAACGTCCGAAATCCAATAAAGCAGGCGAAGATAGGCAGTTGTACCAACCCCCTAGTGGAAAGTTTAGTAGTAATTTTG GAAGATCAGGCAGTCGCGGAGGAACCTGGAACAGAGGCGGCGGTAGGGGTAGAGGATCTAGAAGTAGCGGTCGCAATTGGAGGAATTGA
- the cass gene encoding apoptosis inhibitor 5 isoform X2, with translation MADPLNVLYDKYMVLSAAVYDNKISEHSAEYLDCINSPKEDPKEKKLTAKIISQFYKHFPALQEQALNALLDFCEETDGDVRICAMKELPHLCKENKENVMNIASVLTQLLQLEDQDHLVACNLLIQVFKEDRLNAAKGILSNLGSEVEGLRDKVVNFVYKRLVYIGNGTNEDVPGLSDLFESVGKKILLDCTAEEFMTVMPYLVSLKIAKTSEGQKELINLVEQKIEINEKFDPLEEGTYNTDRLIMCVDTILPLFSAVNQSSKFLVYYCKEVLSQWHTIGTLDDGEQYQLRLLRQFALLSACSWKIENISEIVEQVFDKLKEYMPLPSEDVDVNKILNLNFTVVECLLYTFHKLAAQCPEFLTNEERIADFRLRLQYFARGVQGCKRGLKRTMQGKLGSIEDLSETDQEKVKIAPLVFANINLLIKDLFHKPPLYKSQVRLSFKDEVMTVPQIKPNIRKSPNRHTPITFDSSNGTSGKRPKSNKAGEDRQLYQPPSGKFSSNFGKSSSYK, from the exons ATGGCTGATCCATTAAATGTGCTGTATGACAAATATATGGTCCTCTCCGCAGCGGTATATGATAACAAAATTTCGGAG CACTCTGCCGAATACTTGGACTGCATCAATAGCCCCAAAGAGGATCCCAAAGAAAAGAAACTGacagcaaaaataatttcccagTTTTACAAGCATTTTCCAGCATTACAAGAACAGGCCTTAAATGCCCTTTTGGATTTTTGTGAAGAGACTGATGGGGATGTGCGAATTTGTGCCATGAAAGAATTGCCACATCTTTGCAAAGAGAATAAAGAGAATGTCATGAATATTGCCAGTGTTTTAACTCAGTTGCTCCAGTTGGAGGATCAGGACCACTTAGTTGCCTGTAATTTGTTGATTCAAGTTTTCAAGGAGGACAGATTAAATGCTGCCAAAGGAATTTTATCTAATCTTGGATCAGAAGTTGAGGGCTTGAGAGACAAAGTTGTCAATTTTGTATACAAGAGATTGGTCTATATTGGAAATGGAACTAATGAAGATGTGCCCGGGCTTTCTGACTTGTTCGAGAGTGTGGGAAAGAAGATCTTATTG GATTGCACAGCAGAGGAATTTATGACTGTAATGCCCTATCTGGTAAGCTTAAAAATAGCTAAAACATCCGAAGGTCAGAAGGAGTTGATTAACCTGGTAGagcagaaaattgaaataaatgagaaatttgatCCATTAGAAGAAGGTACTTATAACACCGATCGGTTAATCATGTGCGTTGACACTATCCTGCCACTGTTTAGT GCGGTTAATCAGTCATCTAAATTTCTGGTCTATTACTGCAAGGAAGTATTATCACAATGGCACACCATTGGAACTTTGGATGATGGAGAACAGTATCAATTAAGGCTACTAAGGCAGTTTGCATTACTGAGTGCCTGTtcttggaaaattgaaaacatttctGAAATTGTTGAGCAAGTATTTGATAAACTCAAG GAATACATGCCTTTGCCTTCAGAAGATGTGGATGTAAACAAAATCCTTAATCTCAACTTCACAGTTGTTGAATGCCTGCTGTACACTTTTCATAAACTAGCAGCACAATGCCcagaatttttaacaaatgagGAAAGGATTGCAGATTTTCGATTAAGACTCCAGTATTTTGCGAGGGGAGTTCAGGGATGTAAGCGCGGCTTAAAACGGACCATGCAAGGAAAGTTGGGAAGTATTGAAGACCTTAGTGAAACTGAccaagaaaaagtaaaaattgctCCATTGGTGTTTGCAAACATAAACTTGTTGATTAAAGATTTGTTCCACAAGCCACCTTTATATAAGAGTCAGGTCAGGTTGTCTTTCAAGGATGAGGTTATGACAGTTCCTCAG ATTAAACCCAATATTAGAAAATCTCCAAATCGACATACTCCAATTACTTTCGACTCAAGCAATGGAACGTCAGGTAAACGTCCGAAATCCAATAAAGCAGGCGAAGATAGGCAGTTGTACCAACCCCCTAGTGGAAAGTTTAGTAGTAATTTTGGTAA